In Phragmites australis chromosome 17, lpPhrAust1.1, whole genome shotgun sequence, the following are encoded in one genomic region:
- the LOC133897396 gene encoding UDP-glycosyltransferase 90A1-like, protein MAVVSSSPETHARPHKAIFPFMAKGHTIPLIHLAHHLRRHGNAAVTFITTPGNAVFVREGLSGADAAVVELAFPADVPGILPGVESAEGLTSMSSFAIFAEATSLLKPQLEASLARMQPPASLLVADPFLYWTNASAARLGVPKVSFFGISAFAQVMRELRVRHDPCATLRHGDVDADGNPATFTMPEFPHIKLTFEDFMAPFGDPASIGPMLELDGKLGKAIEESQGLIINTFHGLETPYVEFWNQHVGPKAWPVGPLCLSQPASAPSDAPPSWMVWLDDKAAAGRAVLYVALGTLAAISESQLKEVADGLERADVDFVWAVRPENVDLGQGFEERTKGRGLVVREWVEQLEILKHGSVRGFLSHCGWNSVLESVAAGVPLAVWPMHADQPFNAKFIVDELKIAVRVQTSDGTIRGLVTSEEVSKVVTALMLGEEGLEAAKNVAELSALAKEAMAEGGSSWKAVENMISELCVTSLHGKVEASQEQKVDL, encoded by the coding sequence ATGGCTGTTGTCTCTTCGTCTCCAGAGACCCATGCGCGCCCTCACAAAGCCATCTTCCCTTTCATGGCCAAGGGCCACACCATCCCGCTCATCCACCTCGcccaccacctccgccgccaCGGCAACGCCGCCGTCACCTTCATCACCACCCCTGGCAACGCTGTCTTCGTTCGCGAGGGGCTGTCCGGCGCGGACGCGGCCGTCGTCGAGCTCGCCTTCCCAGCCGACGTCCCTGGCATCCTGCCGGGCGTTGAGAGTGCCGAGGGCCTCACGTCCATGTCCTCCTTCGCCATCTTCGCCGAGGCCACGTCCCTGCTGAAGCCACAGCTCGAGGCGTCCCTAGCCAGGATGCAGCCGCCCGCCAGCCTCCTCGTTGCCGACCCGTTCCTGTACTGGACCAACGCGTCGGCGGCAAGGCTCGGCGTCCCGAAGGTGTCGTTCTTCGGCATCTCAGCGTTCGCGCAAGTCATGCGGGAGCTGCGGGTGCGCCACGACCCGTGTGCCACGTTACGGCACGGCGACGTCGATGCCGACGGCAACCCAGCCACCTTCACGATGCCGGAGTTCCCGCACATCAAGCTCACGTTCGAGGACTTCATGGCGCCCTTCGGCGACCCGGCGTCCATAGGACCCATGCTGGAGCTCGACGGCAAGCTGGGCAAGGCCATAGAGGAAAGCCAAGGCCTCATCATCAACACTTTCCATGGCCTAGAGACCCCGTACGTTGAGTTCTGGAACCAGCACGTCGGGCCCAAGGCCTGGCCCGTCGGACCGCTCTGCCTCTCCCAGCCAGCATCTGCGCCAAGTGATGCCCCGCCCTCGTGGATGGTGTGGCTTGACGACAAGGCGGCCGCTGGGAGGGCCGTGCTGTACGTCGCCCTGGGAACGCTAGCCGCGATCTCAGAGTCACAACTGAAAGAGGTCGCGGACGGGCTGGAGCGGGCCGATGTGGACTTCGTGTGGGCTGTTAGGCCCGAGAACGTCGACCTCGGTCAGGGTTTCGAGGAGCGTACAAAGGGTAGGGGCTTGGTGGTGAGAGAATGGGTGGAGCAGCTGGAGATCCTGAAGCATGGCAGCGTGCGAGGGTTCTTGAGCCATTGTGGGTGGAACTCGGTGCTTGAGAGTGTTGCCGCCGGCGTGCCGTTGGCCGTCTGGCCCATGCATGCCGACCAACCTTTCAATGCAAAGTTCATAGTCGATGAGTTGAAGATCGCAGTCAGAGTTCAGACAAGTGATGGGACGATTAGGGGTTTGGTCACGAGCGAGGAGGTTTCGAAAGTGGTGACGGCTCTGATGCTTGGCGAGGAAGGGTTGGAGGCGGCGAAGAATGTGGCGGAGCTGTCAGCGCTCGCTAAGGAGGCCATGGCGGAGGGAGGATCGTCATGGAAAGCAGTGGAGAACATGATCAGTGAGTTGTGCGTGACGAGCCTGCATGGGAAGGTAGAGGCGAGCCAGGAGCAGAAAGTGGATCTTTAG
- the LOC133896894 gene encoding BURP domain-containing protein 14-like — protein sequence MASPRPAHLLLSITTLLLLCPLTRTTPPPSPPPSSNAIPPSPAPSPPTPTLPRGLPRLIPAWSLPVNPFTAKAAFIRYWSRKVRSNRPHPAFFFAKLSPLSAPDAATFSTLASAGKLASRLRDFCAAASLLCPSTPAASWSASSSTVEGAAAASGGAGAAAPFKNYENGNFSSYGNSGGGGADQFALYSRAKSNPVDSFRRYGKGSLGRNDSFTGYEAENNIGTSSFNSYTTGATGGAGEFAGYAGQTNTVAVTFATYDTTGNGRAREFAAYAQDANSGIESFTGYGKTANGAGESFKTYGNNSNTIASGFINYGEKANDFNDTFTSYGLEGNAPENMFRSYASGSNAGVDEFKGYRDDANVGDDSFTSYANNANGAAADFNSYGNSVNPGSVAFKGYGQGSNPNHRIGFTHYSGDNTTFKAYSNEGVEFKEYQNMSKMEVSKTAAAATAPGHRLTKWSPEPGKFFRERDLMMGNRMPMPDISDKMPPRAFLPRDIAAKIPFQAEAVSALFGAPRGTAMRQVVESTVAECARPPSRGETKRCTTSAEDMLDFAVEILGSNIAVRSTESTVGSGRDVRLGKITGIAGGGVTRSVSCHQSLFPYLVYYCHSVPRVRLYEADILDVDSNRKINHGVAICHLETSDWSPNHGAFIALGGKPGEIEVCHWIFQGDMTWTVAD from the coding sequence ATGGCGTCCCCTCGCCCCGCTCACCTCCTCCTGAGCATCACCACTCTGCTACTCCTCTGTCCTCTGACACGTACAACCCcgccaccttcacctccaccgTCGTCCAACGCCATCCCCCCGTCCCCTGCTCCGTCGCCGCCCACGCCGACGCTACCACGAGGCTTGCCACGGCTGATACCGGCGTGGTCGCTGCCCGTGAACCCGTTCACGGCGAAGGCGGCGTTCATCCGGTACTGGAGCCGGAAGGTGCGCAGCAACCGCCCGCACCCGGCCTTCTTCTTTGCCAAGCTCTCCCCGCTCTCGGCGCCGGACGCCGCTACGTTCTCCACCCTGGCCTCCGCGGGCAAGCTTGCCTCCCGCCTCCGTGACTTCTGTGCCGCAGCGTCCCTGCTTTGCCCCTCGACCCCAGCGGCGTCCTGGTCGGCGTCCTCCTCGACCGTGgagggtgccgccgccgcctctggcggTGCTGGCGCCGCCGCGCCGTTCAAGAACTACGAGAACGGCAACTTCAGCAGCTACGGTAAcagtggaggcggcggcgccgacCAGTTCGCTCTCTACTCGAGGGCGAAGAGCAACCCCGTCGACTCGTTCCGGCGGTATGGCAAGGGCTCGTTGGGGCGGAACGACTCCTTCACGGGCTACGAGGCTGAGAACAACATTGGGACGTCCAGCTTCAACTCGTACACCACCGGTGCCACCGGCGGCGCCGGGGAGTTCGCCGGCTACGCCGGACAGACCAACACGGTGGCCGTGACCTTCGCCACCTACGACACCACAGGCAACGGCCGGGCCCGCGAGTTCGCGGCGTACGCGCAGGACGCGAACTCCGGCATCGAGAGCTTCACCGGGTACGGCAAAACCGCGAACGGTGCGGGCGAGTCCTTCAAGACCTACGGCAACAACTCCAACACGATCGCTTCCGGCTTCATCAACTACGGCGAGAAGGCAAACGACTTCAACGACACGTTCACGTCCTACGGCCTCGAGGGGAACGCGCCCGAGAACATGTTCCGGAGCTACGCCTCCGGCAGCAACGCCGGCGTCGACGAGTTCAAGGGGTACAGGGACGACGCCAACGTCGGCGACGACAGCTTCACGTCCTACGCGAACAACGCCAATGGCGCGGCCGCCGACTTCAACAGCTACGGCAATTCGGTCAACCCCGGGAGCGTGGCGTTCAAGGGGTACGGCCAGGGCTCGAACCCCAACCACCGCATCGGGTTCACGCACTACTCCGGCGACAACACAACTTTCAAGGCGTACTCCAACGAAGGCGTCGAGTTCAAGGAGTACCAGAACATGTCAAAGATGGAGGTATCGAAGACGGCCGCGGCGGCAACGGCGCCCGGGCACCGGCTGACGAAGTGGTCGCCAGAGCCAGGGAAGTTCTTCCGGGAGAGAGACCTCATGATGGGAAACCGAATGCCAATGCCGGACATCAGCGACAAGATGCCGCCACGGGCGTTCCTGCCGAGGGACATCGCCGCGAAGATACCCTTCCAGGCGGAAGCCGTGTCGGCATTGTTCGGAGCGCCACGGGGCACAGCAATGAGGCAGGTTGTGGAGTCGACGGTGGCCGAGTGCGCGCGCCCACCCAGCCGGGGCGAGACCAAGCGGTGCACGACGTCGGCCGAGGACATGCTGGACTTCGCCGTGGAGATTCTGGGCAGCAACATCGCTGTGCGCAGCACGGAGTCCACGGTGGGCAGCGGCAGGGACGTCCGGCTCGGCAAGATCACGGgcatcgccggcggcggcgtgaCACGGTCCGTGTCGTGTCACCAGAGCCTGTTCCCGTACCTAGTGTACTACTGCCACTCAGTGCCACGAGTCCGGCTGTACGAGGCCGACATCCTGGACGTCGATTCCAACCGGAAGATCAACCATGGCGTGGCCATCTGCCACCTTGAGACGTCTGATTGGAGCCCGAATCACGGGGCGTTCATCGCGCTCGGTGGGAAACCCGGTGAGATCGAGGTGTGCCACTGGATCTTCCAGGGAGACATGACTTGGACCGTTGCTGATTAG